AGGAAGCGGCCGACATCGTGGCGCTGATGACGCCGGTCATCAAGGCGTTCCTCACCGACAAGGGCTTCGACAACACCAACATCGCGTTGCAGACGCTGGGTGGTCACGGATACATCAAGGAGTACGGGATCGAGCAGTATGTGCGCGATGCGCGGATCGGGCAGATCTACGAAGGCACCAATGCGGTGCAGGCATTGGATCTCGTGGGTCGCAAGCTGCCCATGGAGGGTGGGCGACTGGTGCGACGCTTTTTTGAAATCGTGAAGGCGGACATCGACGCGTCGTCGGCCGACCCGTCGATGGAAGAATTCGCGAAGCCGCTGGGCGCGTCGTTGTATCAGCTGCAGAAGGCCACGATGATGCTGGCTGAACGGGGCTTTGCCAACCCCGACGAAGCGGGTGCGGCCGCGACTGAATACCTGCACCTCATGGGCTACGTGGCGGTGGGATGGCAGTGGATGCGGATGGCCACGGTCGCCAAGGCCAAGCTCGCTGCCGGTTCCGGCGACGCGCGCTTCATGGAGGCCAAGATCAAGACCGCCCGGTTCTATATGGCGCGGTTGCTTCCCGAGGCCGCGACGCTGCTGGCCGCGATCCAGTCGGGGTGCGCGCCCATCATGGCGCTGGACGTCGAGCAGTTCTGACGGAGCGTTTGACCGTGCATTGACGGGCCAAGCGGGTCAGGGTGTGACGGGGGTGCCGGGATTGTAACAGTGGGGTGTCCGGCACTCAACTCGGTGGGACCACCTGCCGATAGACGAATACACACCTCTACCCCTTACCATGTTCTTCAAGAAATCCACACCCGAGCCACGTCCCGCGTCCGAGCGAAGCAGCTCGAACGGCGTCAATGGCTCCCCGCAGCTCAATGTGATCCAGGGCGGTGCCGCTGCCAGCGCCGCGCCTCAACGCTCGTCCTCATCGAGCGACGACAGTATCGGCATGGTCATCGACGCCCTTGGTGGTGTGCTGACCGCGCTGGCGCGCTATCCCATTGATTTGCCGGACCGTCCGGGTGAGGAAAGCGCCCGCGAAATCGCCAAGTGGCAGCGTCACGCGACGCTGGGCTACGGACTCGACGAGGCGGATCAGACGGGCTCAGTTGGTGTCGCCGACCGCGACTGGGGCGGCATCATTCGCACGGTGACCGAGCAGCGTCGCGAGGAGCACCGCCACGTGGCGGGCTCCATCAACGAGCTGCGTGACGCGCTGTGGGCGTGCGTCGAGACGGTGCACAATGCGGTGAAGGTGGATCAGAAGACGGACGTGACCACGAACGACCAGATGGACAAGGCCCGCAACGCGCTGAAGCGTTTGCAGCCCGGATCCATCAAGCAGGATGTGCTGGGCGCCGTATTGGCGATTGAAGGGGCGCTGCAGTCGCGCCGCGAACAACAGGCGGACCAGTACACGAACCTGGCCACCAAGCTGGACAAGCTGGGCAAGCAACTGGAAGAAGCGCGCCGCGAGAGCACGACGGATGCGCTCACCGGTATCGGCAATCGCAAGTTGTTCGATACGATGATTGCGCGCGCGGTGCAGATGTTCTCGCTGTCCAAGCAGCCAGTGGTGTTGCTGATGATCGACATGGACAAGCTCAAGCTTGTCAACGACATGTACGGGCATCAGGCCGGTGACACCGCGATTGCGACGCTGGGCCGCGCGTTGACCAAGGTGTTCCTGCGCCAGTCCGACGTGTTGTGCCGTTACGGCGGCGACGAGTTTGCCGCCATCCTGCACAACACCGATTGGAAGATGGCACAGACGCTGGCGCGTCGGTTGGGTGACACGCTGTCGCAGTTGCCCGCGCCGCATCCGGCCATGGAGTTCAGTATCGGCGCCTCAGTGGGCGTGGCGCAGCTGGAGCCGCTGGAAGACGCGGAGGAGTGGAAGGCGCGCGCCGACAAGGCGCTGTACAAGGCGAAGCAGAATGGTCGCGATCGGGTCGCTGTGGCCGAAAGCGCGTCCACCAAGGTGGCATGACCGAACGCAATGACGAATGAGAGGTTGGAAAATACGCCCCCATGATGATTGCGAATGACCGAACGCCCCAGCCGATTGGCTGGGGCGTTCGGCGTTTCAGGACTGATCGAAGCTTGCCCGCAGCGCGTTCAGGATCACCGCCACGTCAATCGCTTCCTGCGCCAGCGCACCGGCAATCGGCGTGAGATAGCCGAACGCGGCCAGCACCATCCCCACCATGCTGAGCCCCAGACCCACGCCGATGCTCTGGCGCGCGATGTACAACGCCCGGCGTCCAATGCGAACCGCTTCCGCGACGCGCGCCGGATCGTCGATCAGCAACACCACATCTGCCGCTTCGGCCACCACGCCGCCGCCATGACCCGCCAGCGCGACACCCACACTCGCCGCGCTCAGCGCCGGGGCGTCGTTGGTGCCATCGCCCACCATCAGCACACGCCGACCGCTGGCTTCCAGCGCCTGCACGCGTCGCACCTTGTCTTCTGCCGAGAGGTCGCCCGCGAAGTTGGTGATGCCCAGCTGCGCGGCGATCTTCGCCACATTCTCGGAACGATCCCCGGAGAGCAGCTGCGAGTCCCGAAGGCCCAGGAGCGCCAGCTCGTCGAACAGGAGATGCAGGTCGTCACGCAGCTCATCGGAAAATTCGATGCGACCCAGCGCGCCATTCGACGAACCGACATACGCGCGCAAGCCGTCGGCATCGACCTCCATGGCGTCCAGCCGTGGCGCCAACGCCGGTAGGGTCGTGCGTAAATACGCAGGAGATCCCACGGCCACGGTCACACCGGCCACGTGACCCATCACGCCGCTGCCGGGCGTTTCCTGGAGATTGTCCGCCAGCACCACGGACATGTTGCGCGCGTCAGCCTCGGCCACCACCACGCGTGCCAGCAGGTGACCCGAGCCTTGCTCGACGGCCGCCGCCAGGGCGAGCAAGGCCTCCGATGTGAGGCCATCGTCAGTCACAATTTGATGCACGCGCGGTTTGCCGATCGTCAACGTGCCGGTTTTATCGAACACCGCGGTCTGCACATGGGCCAGCGCCTCCAGGGCGCCGCCGTTGCGCACGATGATGGCCCGACGCGCGGCGCGATTGATCCCGCCAATGATCGCCACCGGTACCGCGAGAATCAGCGGACACGGTGTGGCCACCACGAGCACGGCCAGCACCCGTGTCACGTCGCCGGAGAGGAACCAGGCCAGTGCACAGACCGCGAGCGTGAGCGGGGTGAACCAGACCGCGATCTTGTCGGCCATGCGCTGCAGCGGGCTCTTGCTGGCCTGCGCGCTGCGCACGAGTTCCACGATGCGCGCATACTGACTGTCCTGCGAGGTGCGAATGGCCAGGATGGTCAGCGCGCCCTCCTGATTCACACTGCCCGACAGCAGCTTCGTGCCCGCCAGCGCCTTGACGGGAATGGGCTCGCCGGTCAAACGCGAGGTGTCCACATGTGACGCACCGGACGTGACCTCGGCGTCACACGGCACCAGCTCGCCCGGACGCACCAGCAGCATATCGCCGGGAACGATGGCCGTGGCCGCGATCTCGGTGACCACCGCGTTAGCGACGCGATGGGCAATGCGCGGGGCATCGGCCTCCAGCGCCTCCACCGCGCTGCTGGCGCGGGCGACGGCATAGGTCTCGAGCGCTTCGCCGCCGGTTTGCATGAGGACCACCACCAACCCTGCCAGTGGCTGCTGCAATCCAATGGCACCGGCAATGGCCAGCATCGCCACCACGTCCGCCGCAAATTCGCCGCGCAGCATTCCCCGCAACGTCTTCCACGACACGGGCACGCCGGTGAGTATCAGGCCGGCGTACCACACTCGCTCACGCCAGATCGCGCCGTCTGGCGCGAACGAGAGCATGGCTCCCACCGTGAGGAACAGGAGCGCGGCCAGTGGCATTCTGGGCAAGGCGAATGATCGCATCTCTTAAGAATATCGCCGAAAGCACACCGCGCACATGCCGTCGTGACGGATTTGCACGGTCACACTGGCTAGCGTCACGGTCGTCGGGCTATTCTCGACTGTCTCCAACCGACGGAACTCCCCGTGCACACGCCTACGCATTCCGACGCCGCGCTGGCCGCGATCGTCGATATCTCCTCCGATGCGATCATCGCGCTGGACAATCAGTACAAGATTATCCGCTTCAATCGTGGCGCCGAGGACACATTCGGGTGGACCGAGGCGGAGATGCTGGGTCAACCGCTGGATCGCCTGCTGCCAGCGGGCATTCGCGCCGTGCATGACCATCATGTGCGACGGTTCGCCGAGGGGGCGGTTGCGTCGCGTCGCATGGCGCAACGCGCGGAGATCTCGGGTCTGCGGCGCACTGGCGAGGGATTTCCCGCCGAAGCGTCGATTGCCCGTGTGACCATCGACGGGGTGCAAACGTTCATGGTGACGCTGCGCGATGTCAGCGAACGCCGTCGTGTGGAAGAGCGCCAGCGATTGATGGCGGCGGCCGGGTGGGTCCTGGCTGCCTCACTCGACATCGATTCGACCATGGCAACCGTGGCGGAACTCCCGCTGCCGTTGGTGGGAGACTGGTCCCTCCTGGAGCTGGTGACGGCCGACGGTCGCATTCGGCGGGTGGCCTCGGCCCATGCCGATGCCGCACACACCGCGTTGACTGCCGCGCTGGTGTCGCGCGCGGCCGTTGAATCCAGTGACAACCCACCGACGACGAGCGGCGGGCGCGCCGCGCATGAGGTGGAGGCCCAACGCATTTCGGACACGAAGGCATGGATAGAGGCGAATTTCCCCGATCCGCTGGATCGCGAGCGAGTGGAGACACTGGGGGCTTCGGCGGTGCTGATGGTACCGCTCCGAGCGGGTGGACGGGCCATCGGCGTATTGCATGTGGTGCGCGCGAAGTCTGGCGCCATGCATCTGCCCGAAGACGCCCAGTTGGCGGACCAGTATGCCGGACTGGCCGCGCTGGCGCTGGAGAACGCACGACTCTACCATGAAGCGCGCCAGGCGGTCCGCGAGCGTGACGATATGCTGGCCGTGGTGTCGCACGATTTGCGGAATCCCGTCAACGCCATTGTTCTCCTGACCGGTGCCGTGTTGAGCGGGGACCACGAGGGGGGCGCCCTGATGAACCGCGATGACGTGGAGAGCATCCGGTCCGCGGCGCGTCAGGCGAACGACCTGATCCAGGACTTGCAGGATGTCTCGCGCATCTCGACGGGCCGACTGCGGGTGGAGCAGCGCCCCGTGTCCATTGAAGAGGTGGTCGACGATGCCGCAGACATGTTCGAGCCGGCGATGCGTGATGCCGGGATCACGTTCGCGGTGCAGGTCGCGCCGGGCATCGACCCACTGCCGGCCGATCGCGGGCGCCTGTTGCAGGTGCTCTCCAACCTGCTCGGGAATGCGGTGCGCTTCACGCCGCGCGGCGGCGACGTGACGTTATCGCTCGAGCGCGGCGAATCGGCGGTGCGCATTGCGGTGCGCGACACGGGCCCTGGCGTGGCTCCGGACGATGTGCCGCGATTGTTCGAGCGTTACTGGCAGGCACCGCGATTGTTGCGCGCGGGCTCGGGACTCGGACTGTTCATCTCCAAGGGGATTGTGGAGGCGCACGGCGGCGAAATCGGGGTGGTGAGCAATGTCGGGCAGGGGAGTGAGTTCTGGTTCACGGTTCCGGTGCCGTAGGAGGAGCGATCAGCAACCACGAGAGCGTGAGGGTGTGGTTCACTTCGTTCGCGCGCCGCGCCGCGAATGCATTCCAGAGATTCATGTAACCAATTTCGATGCGCTGTCGCGCGTCGAGCGGCAGGCCAATGCCGATGGCCGCGCGGTTTTGCGTGACCTGCACTGTGGCGCCGCCGCCGCCGATGGGCATCAGCAGTTCATCCCAGACAAACGTCTGGAGGGGACGACGGCGAAGGCGAAGGGCCGGCCAGCGGCCCTTGCAGGCGCCCCAGATATCGTACCCGATTGGCGTAGGTGGTTGGCGCGGTGTGCTCGCCGACCGGCGCATCAGGAAGCACGGCCGTCACCCACCGTTGTTCCAGCCGATACCGGTGACTGATCGTCAGCGCGCTTGCCTTGTGCGTGAGCGACAGCTGTTGCCAGCTGCGGTGTTCGCGGGTGGGGTTCGCGATGGGGAGCGCTCCATAGGGAGCCGTGGCCACATAGCCATACCCGGCCGCCAGTCGCACACCGGGTGCCACCGTGAGTTGCACCCCGGGCCGGATGAGCAATTGCTGCGGCTGCTGTCCGGAGTCCAGTCGCCGCCACTGCCCATCAAACCAGAGCGACCACCGGCCGCGCAGCGGCTGGTCCACAAAGGCACCCAGCCACTGGGCGTTCTGGTGCCGTGAGATCCACGGGGTCGTCTGGGCGGTGAGCGTCGGCGCCAGCCCGGTCAGGAGCAGGGCGAGCAGCGGCGGGGAGGATGGAATTCTCACGACGAGGCGCGGCTGGAGTGGATGGGGGCTTGCGGGCGGCGACAAAACGTGCAAGTATTCATATGTGCAAACATATGCACATGTTGATTGCCACGCCAGCCGACGCGTCGCCACGTGGCGCGCTCCGTCCTCTCATTCACGGCCCATGCCTTTCCGATCGAACGCCAGCCAGCAATTGGCCGACATGCTCTCGGTGCTGGACCATCCGCATCGGTTGCGCATTGTCGAGGAACTGGGGTCTGGCGAGCTCGACGTGGCCTCGATCGCGGCGTTGCTCGAGATCTCGTCGTCGGGCACGTCGCAGCATCTCAGCAAGCTTCGAGCGCGCCGCATTGTGCTGGAACGGCGCGATGGTCGGCATGTGCACTATCGACTGGCCAACCCGGCGCTCTCGCAATGGCTGCTGGACGGACTCACCCTGTTGGAGGCAGATCCGGAAGGATCTCGCGATACGAAACGCGATCTACGACGGGCGCGACTCGCCTGGTCGAAACACTAACGCTCTCGGCCCCACACCACGACCCATGCAAAAACTCATCGACGGTCTCCATCACTTTCAAACCACGCTCTTCAGTACCCAGCGTGAATTGTTCGAGCGTCTCGCGGGCGGTCAGTCGCCCGATGCCCTGTTCATCACCTGCTCCGATTCGCGCATCAATCCCAACCTGATCACGCAAACCGAGCCGGGGGAGTTGTTCATCCTGCGCAATGCCGGCAACATCATTCCGCCCTACGGCGCCTCGCAGGGCGGTGAAGCGGCCACGGTCGAATTCGCCGTGGCGGGACTTGGCGTGCAAGACATCATTGTGTGCGGTCACTCGCATTGTGGGGCCATGAAGGGACTGCTGGACGAGTCGCTGACTGCGGACATTCCAGCCGTGCGCAGTTGGTTGGGGCATGCCGAGAGCACCAAGCGCGTGATGAAGGAGAATTACGTGGGGCTGACAGGTGAGAAGCTGGTATCGGCCTGCGTGCAGGAGAACGTGCTGGCGCAACTCGAGAACCTCAAAACGCACCCGTCGGTGGCGGCGCGACTGGCCCGCGGGAAAGTCAAGTTGCATGGCTGGGTGTACAAGATCGAAACCGGCGAAGTGTTCGGGTTCGATCCGACGCAGGGGCAGTTCGTGCGCATGGATCAGGTGACGGTGGCCGAGTCGCAGCGCGGCAATCGTGCCGTTATGGCGGAAATCTGATCATGTCCACCACAACGTGGCCGCACTGGCGCGAGGCGTTCCCCAAGGACGCGCTGGCGTCGGTGGTGGTCTTCCTCGTGGCGCTCCCGCTGTGCATGGGTATTGCCATCGCCTCGGGCCTGCCGCCCGCCGCTGGCCTCGTGACGGGCATGGTGGGCGGGCTGGTGGTCGGCACCATTGCCGGGTCACCGCTTCAGGTCAGTGGCCCGGCCGCAGGCCTGGCCGTGATTGTCTATCAGCTGGTGCAGCAGTTCGGCGTGGCCACGCTGGGAATCATCGTGCTGCTGGCCGGGTTGCTGCAGCTCACAGCGGGTCTGTTCAAGATTGGCCAGCTGTTCCGTGCGGTCTCGCCGGCGGTCATCCACGGCATGCTGGGCGGCATCGGCGTCTTGATTTTTGCCTCGCAGTTTCACGTGATGCTGGACGATGGTCCCAAGGGCAGCGGCATCATGAATCTGATGTCCATTCCGGCGGCGATCATGAAGGGCGTCTTTCCGGTTGATGGGTCTGTGCACCATCAGGCGGCCGCCGTGGGACTCGTCACCATCATGGCGTTGCTGGCCTGGCTGCGATTCTCACCGTCGCGACTCAAGTTGGTGCCCGCGCATCTGGTGGCCGTGATGGTGGCGGTGGGTGTGGCGCAAGCGTTCGCGCTGGGCATCAAGTTCGTGTCGGTGCCGGACAATCTGTTGGCCACGCTCACCTTTCCAACGGCCGAAACGCTTGGCGCGCTCCGCGATCTGAACATCCTCAAGGCCGCTGCCGCATTGGCGTTCATCGCCAGTGCCGAGACGTTGCTGTGCGCCACGGCCATCGACCAAAAGCACGATGGACCGCGCACCAACTACGATCGCGAACTGGTGGCGCAAGGCATTGGCAACGCCATCTGCGGTTCGGTGGGTGCGTTGCCCATGACCGGTGTGATCGTGCGTTCGGCGGCCAATGTGGAGGCGGGCGGTCGCACTCGCACCAGCGCGATCCTGCACGGCGCGTGGATTCTGCTGTTGGTCACCGCCGCGCCGTTCGTGCTGGCGACGATCCCGGTGGCCGCGCTGGCTGCCATTCTGGTATACACCGGGTTCAAGCTGCTCAACATTCCGCAGATGAAGAAGCTGTGGGCCCAGGGGCGCGCCGAATTCGCGATCTATGCGCTCACGCTGCTGGCTATTGTCTTCACCGATCTGCTCACGGGCGTCATGGTCGGCGTGGTCGCCTCAGTGGCGAAGCTGTTGTACACGTTCACGCATCTCACGCTTACGACCACGCAGGTGGACGAGACATATCATGTGCATATCGAGGGCGCGGCCACGTTTCTGCGCCTGCCGGCACTCGCCACGGCGCTGGAGGCCATTCCGCGGTCGGCCGAACTGCACATTCATATCGAGCGCGCGTCATTTGTGGACCACGCGGCGCTGGAATCCATCATGAGTTGGGAGCGGCAGGCGGAGCGCGCAAACGGAAAGCTGGTGCTGGAGTGGGAAGAAATCCGTCAGCTCAACCGCAGCACCAGACCCGTGGGAGCGATGGCAACCCTTCGGCCAAGCGCACCCCTGGCGGTATAACGCCTAGTGCGCGGGCTTCGCGTCGGTCGGCTTCGCTTCACCGCTGGCGGGTGCATGCTCGGCACCCGCCGCATCACGATCGCGAAAGACCTGCGCGGCCATCGGGTCGCGCGGGTGCAGGTACGTATTCTTGTGGATCGTGTAGGCGGTAAACGCCAGCGTGGCGGTCATCACGCAGGTGAGGGCCGCGGCACCCCAGCCCAACTTGTTCGGATTGTACGCAGCACTCATGGAAAACCCCGTCTGGAATAACTGGAGAACCGAATCGGTCGGAAAGTAAGCGCTCACCCCGACCCCCGGTAGCGGGGCGCAGCTCGAAGCTATTCCTCGACGCGGGGGCCAAGGTCCCGTCCGCCGTCAATCAACTGGGCCGGCACGATCGAGCCGGCGCCGTAGCGGTGACGTATGCGATCCAGCGCTCGGGTGAGCGCACGATCACGGGCGCTTTCCGCCGGTTCGTCGGAGGGCGGCGACGACGCCTCAAAGAGCCCCAATTGGGCCGCCTCCGGTGGACCGTCGTCGAAATGTGACAGGCCAATGCCCAGCAGTCGCACACCCACCCGGCGGCGAGTGCGCAGTTGACGCAATAACGCATGGGCGGCCTGCATCACCGACCGTTCGGACTCGATCGGCAACCGGAGGGTCCGCTGGGCCGACCGTGTGCGAAAATCCGTGTCACGCAGTTTGACCGTCACCGTGCGCGCCTGCAGCGACTGTTTGCGGAGATCGGCCGACACGCGAACGGCCAATCGCAACAACTCGCGATCAATCAGCGTCTCGTCGTGCAGATCCTGTGCAAACGTTTCTTCCCGGCTCACCTGCTTCTGGGTGTCGCGAGGCGTCACCACACTATCATCCAGACCACGGACGCGCCGAAACAGCCAGTGCCCGGCACGTTCACCGAGACGGGCAACCAACGCCTCGCGCGTCCAGGCCTGTGCCTCGGCGACCGTCACCAGTCCCAATCGCTCCAGCGTCTCGGCAAACCGCGGGCCAACCATGGGGAGATCGCCGAGGCGGAAACGCGCGAGAAAGTGCGACTCATCGCCCGGCGTCACGCAGTGCACGCCGGTGGCGCCGGTACCGGGTTTCGGCTTGCCCACTTCCACCGCCATCTTGGCCACCAGTCGCGTGGCCCCGCCGCCAATGGACACGGACAACCCGGTCGCGTCGAACACGGCGTCGCGAAGGCGATGCGCGGTGGCCGTCAACGACTCATGGCCATACAAGGCTTCCGTGCCCGCCATGTCGCAGTACCACTCGTCGATGCTCGACGCTTGCACCACCGGCGCAAATCGCGCCAGCGCCTGTTGGATTTCCCGACTGCGTCTGCTGCAGGCTCCGCGGGGTACCGGCACGCACATCGCGTTGGGGCACAGCTGCAGGGCCCGCGCAATCGGCATCGCCGAGCGCACGCCGTATGCGCGGCACTCGTACGACGCGCTGCAGACGACACCGCGTGATCCGGGGCGTCCACCCACGATGAGCAGGGGCGCGCGGCCGGCGCCTTCCGGGTCTTCCTGGCGCGCCACCGCCACGAAGAACGCATCGGCGTCCACCAACAGGATGCGCCGGTCCGCGGTCGCCATCGCGTCGCGCGTCAGACCGCCCGCGGACGCGACGGCCCCAGGTCGTCGAATTCCATGGCCGGCCCGCGGCCACGCGCGGCCACCGGCCATCGCGTCTCGACCGCGTGACCGCGGACGCCGATGATCTCGTCGAACAGATGCACGACAATGCACACGTGGTTGGGAACGATGCGCACCTGTTCCCCCAGGCGCGGGCGCCAGTCGGACTTGGACAGGTCAAGAATGCCGTGTTCTTCCGACATGCGCGCCACCACCACCTCGGGATGGTCGAGCAACGCCCCAAACCCGTCGCCGTCGGCACGAAGGGGCTCACGACCCAGCGTCTTCGATCCGGCGTCGATCACCGCCTGACCCTTGACTGCCGTACTGACCACCGTGGCGAGCACCGTGAGTGCGCAATCGTCCCAGTCACAGGCACCAATCGTGGCGGTGGTGCGATCGTTGTACACATACGTGCCGGGGCGCACCTCGGTCACTCCCGGGACTTCGTGCATGCGCCAGGCGGCCGGTGTCGAGCCGCCACTCACCACGCGCGCCGGGAGGCTCGCGTCGCGCAGCGCCTCGGTGTACCGCGCCAGTGTGGTCGTCAGCTGCGCCAACGGCGCCGCCTGATCGCCCACATCCTGTCGAATGTGGCCAGGGTAGAACAACAGCCCGGCGAACGTCAGCTGCGAGGCGTCGCTGATTGCGCGCGCGAGGGCAATCGCCTTGTCGGGCGTCGCCACACCGACACGATGCATGCCGACGTCAACCTCCACGTACACATCGAATTGCCGCCGACCGAGTTTTGCCGCGACGGAGAGCGCGGTGAGGGCCGCCGCATCATCCGCCGCCACGCCCACCCGAACGTTTTGCGGCAATCGTGCCAGCCGTTCGAGGCGCGCCGCGCCCACGGGCGGATAGGCGACCAGCAGATCGTCGCACACCTCGCACATGACCTCGGCCTCACGCAGTGTGGCGCAGGTGAGTCCCACCGCGCCGTGCCGGAGCTGCTCGGCGGCAATCCGCGGCGACTTGTGGGTCTTCACGTGCGGGCGCAATTGCAGACCATGGAGGGTGGCGTATGCCGCCATCCGGTCCAGATTCAAGGCCAACCGGTCGAGGTCAACAACCGGCACCGGCGTTTCCATCTGCTCCAGAAACGTCGTCATGCCGCCTCCCCCACACATCCCCTTCGAGAGTTTGTTGCCATGTCTCCCACTGCGCGTGATTGGACACCCATTCACCTGCCGGAGCTGCCACCACCTGCGGGAGCTTACTCTCCGGGGGTGCGAGCCGGCAATCTTTTGTTCGTTTCCGGGCAAACGCCCCGTGATCCGGCCACCGGACAGATTGTCGGAACCACCGTTGAAGAGCAGGCACGCCTGACGCTGGCCAATGTGGAGCGCATTCTTGGACTCGGCGGTGCCACCCTCCAGCACGTGGTCAGTGTGACGGTCTATCTGGCCGACGAGGATGATTGGGGCCGGTTCAACGAGGTCTACAAGACCGTGTTCACCCCACCGTATCCCACGCGCGCCGTGGTGGGCGCAGAGCTGCGCGGCATCCTCGTGGAAATTTCCGCCATCGCGTATCTGCCGTGACCATCAATACACCGGCGACCGGCGCCGTGCCGCGCATTCGTCAGCGATCCACGCTACGGACGGCCCGATACGCCCTGTTGGGCGCCGAGCCGGCCCACGCCAGACGCATCTGGTTTGCGTTGCACGGCTACGGGATGCTGGCCACGCGATTCATCCGCGCCTTCGAGCAGGCGATCCCCGAGGACACGTGCATTGTCGCCCCGGAAGCACTGTCGCGCTTCTATCTCGAGATGCCGCGTGCCGACGGCGGGCATATGCAACGCATTGGCGCCACCTGGCTGACGCGTGAATCGCGCGAGTCGGAAATCGCGGATGCGCATCGATGGCTGGATACGGTACACGACGAGATCGTCGCGGAGTCAACGGCCGGACAGGGTTCGGCGCCGCAGATCGCGGTGCTCGGGTTTTCACAGGGGGTGGCCACCGCCATGCGCTGGGTGACCGCTGGACACGTGGCGCCGCGGGAGTTCGTCGCCTGGGCGGGAGGTTTCGCGCAGGATCTCGATCGCCAGGCGTTTACCGCGCGGATGAAGGACGCCCAAACGACACTGGTGGCCGGGCTCCACGATCCGTTCGCCACGGAAGCGGCGCGGGCGGCGATGGCCGAGATGATCATCGCGCTGGAGGTCCCGTACCGCGTGCGATCGTTTGATGGCGCGCACCAGTTGGACGTGCCGTTGCTGACCACGCTCCTGTCGGAGTTCGGCACGTCGCCGTGAACAGCGTCGTGAACAGCGTTGTGAACGGCGCCGTGTTGGTACACGGCGGAACGATGGCACGCCGCGCGTCGCTGGCAACGGCGCTGCGTTCCGCCGACGGTCTGTCGGTGCGCGTGCGGGTGTCGTCGCGCGCGGCCGAAGCCGCCAAGTGTCTGGCCGATCCCGCCGTGGTTGCGGTGTTCCTGGTCGATGCCCCCGACGATGCCGACGCCGTTCGGGCAGCCGCGCTGGCTCGCGGATTGGCGGCTTCGGTGTATGCACTGGAACCACGCGACACGGCCGACGTGGTGGTCAGCCTCACCCGCGCCGCGCTGCGAGTCAGCGATCGCCTTTGAGCTTGCGCAGGTCGCGGCGATCCCGCTTGCCGGGACGGCTGTCGCCGAACGCAAATGCCGTCGGCATCGATTTCAGTTGCGTGTACACCGCCTCGCGCCGCGCACGACTGTCCGGCAACTCTTCGTACAATTGCTGCGCCACCGACGCCGGTCCGCGGCGCTGTGCAATATCGCGCACAATCAGCTGCCACTCGTACGGCCCGTCGCGCAACCGAATGCGATCGTCGGCCTGCACCAGTTTGGATCGTTTGGTGTGCTCGCCGTTCACTTCGATCTTGCCGCCATCAATCGCTTCGGCGGCCAAGGCGCGCGTCTTGAAGAACCGCGCCGCCCACAGCCATTTGTCCAGTCGCGCCTTGCCCGGCGGTGCGTCGTCCGCTTCGACGGGTTCCGGTGCCGGGGGACGACCGCGCCGACTCATGCGTCGTCGTCCTCGTCCATCTCGTCATCGTGATCCACCGGGTCGCCCGTCGGTCGACCGGTTTCCGCCGCGGCCACTTCGCGAATGCGGGTCGCGGCGCCCGCGTACAC
The Gemmatimonadaceae bacterium genome window above contains:
- a CDS encoding RNA-binding protein is translated as MSRRGRPPAPEPVEADDAPPGKARLDKWLWAARFFKTRALAAEAIDGGKIEVNGEHTKRSKLVQADDRIRLRDGPYEWQLIVRDIAQRRGPASVAQQLYEELPDSRARREAVYTQLKSMPTAFAFGDSRPGKRDRRDLRKLKGDR